The genome window CCATGCGCGATGGGTTGCGTTGCCTGGCCGCAGCCGGGAACCGCTTGTACCACTGGGGCCTGAAAAACGTGGCCCGCTCAACGTTCGCTGATGCGAACAACTCCCGGCCCGTGGGCTTTTTTCATGACCTGTTCGCCGAAATGTACGGCTTGTGCGCGACAAAAACTCCGAAGCACAAATTTCGCTTCAAATCCAAGCTGTTCAGCTTGGACGCTACCACCATCAAGCTTTGCCTTTCGCTCTTCCCATGGGCTTCGTTCCGCCAAGCCAAAGGCGGCGTCAAAATGCACACCCTGCTGGACCATGACGGGCATATCCCGGCTTTCGTAACCGTCACCGACGCCAAAACACATGAAAGTCGTATGGCTCAATCCCTGGAACTGCCCAAAGCCTCCATAGTGGTTTTTGACAAGGCGTACATCAGCTACCCCTGGTTTCGAGCCCTTGAGGAAAAAGCCATCTTTTTCGTGACCCGCCTCAAACGCAACGCCGTTTATAAGCTTTTGGAGCGCCGCCCGGTGCGCCGGGGGACCGGTGTCACTTCCGATCACATCATTGAGGTCGTCAGTCGGGGAAAAGGCCTGCGGCTGCGGCGTATTGGCTACCGCGACCAGAAAACCGGAAAACATTACGAGTTTTTAACCAATAACTTCCGGCTCTCGCCAAAAACCATTGCCGACATCTATAAAGACCGCTGGCAAATCGAGCTTTTCTTCAAGGAAATCAAACAAAATCTGCGCATAAAGACCTTTGTCGGCAACTCGGAAAACGCGGTACTGATTCAAGTCTACACGGCCCTGACGGTGTACCTGCTGCTGGCGTACCAAAAATTCCTCAGCCGCATCGGGATGTCCGTGCAGCAACTTTTCCAACTCATCCAGCTCAACCTGCTCGGTTCGGCGTCTCTGGAAGAACTCCTGAATCCACGACGGCGAAGAAAAGATAATCTTCAACATCTCAGCCTATTAGAATTGGGTGCTTAGCCGGACAGCAATGAGACCTGTTTTAAAAAAAACGCAAAAACGCCTTTGAAAAGCCGGGCCGCCGGGGAAAAGCGCGGCGGAGCAGGGGGGCGGATCGCGCTTTGCAACGCGCCGCCATGGTGCCGCGCCGGTCACATGCCGTATTATTTTTTGCAGCCATGGAGCATACTTACCAGCTATTTTTGATTATCGCCTTGACGCAACGTTATTTTTTGTTTAGAAATGTACCATATGGTACTTTTAAAATCACAATGTTTCAATCGATTCATTAAAAAAGTATTTCCGGCATGTTTTCAGACTTTTAACCTGATGAGGTGACGTATGCAGTTTGAAACAGTCCTTTTCACGCAGGCCGACGGGATGGCCGAGATCAGACTCAACCGCCCGCAAAGGCTTAATGCCGTCACGCAGCAATTGTACGATGAACTGAACGAGGCCCTGACCCAGGCGGAAGCCAACCCGGACGTGAGCGTCATTCTGCTCACCGGGGAAGGCAGGGCCTTTTGCGTCGGCGCCGACCTGAAGGAACACAAAGCCGGGCGCACGGCCTTTGACCGCCGCCAATATCTTGCCGGCGAGCAGGCGGTGTGCAAACGGTTATTGAATTTGAAAAAACCCGTTATTGCCGCCGTCAACGGGTATGCCCTGGGGGCCGGCGCCGAAATGGCGATAGCCTCGGATTTCATCATCATGGCGGAGAGCGCCCAGATCGGCTTGCCGGAAGTCAGCATCGGCAACTTTCTCGGCGGCGGGATAACCTGGCTGCTGCCCCGCATGGTCGGCATGGCGAAAGCCCGCGAACTCGTGTTCCTCGGGGAAAGAATTAACGGCGAGGAAGCCGTCCGGATAGGCCTGGCCAACCGGGTGTTCCCGGACGCCACCTTCCTTGACGAAGCCCGCGCCTTTGCCAAAAAGGTCGCGGAAAAAGCGCCTTTTTCCATGGAACTCGCCAAAAAACAGCTCAACTTCGCGGCGGAAAGCACCCTGGACGCGGCGCTTTGCGCCGAGCTGGAAGGCATGGTGTTCGTCGGTTTCACCAAAGATTGGCAG of uncultured delta proteobacterium contains these proteins:
- a CDS encoding transposase, whose translation is MSHHNTLFSQMLSLIPRHVFQKLEHRHKVGRASRKFGFKEQFTAMAFIQLAARRSMRDGLRCLAAAGNRLYHWGLKNVARSTFADANNSRPVGFFHDLFAEMYGLCATKTPKHKFRFKSKLFSLDATTIKLCLSLFPWASFRQAKGGVKMHTLLDHDGHIPAFVTVTDAKTHESRMAQSLELPKASIVVFDKAYISYPWFRALEEKAIFFVTRLKRNAVYKLLERRPVRRGTGVTSDHIIEVVSRGKGLRLRRIGYRDQKTGKHYEFLTNNFRLSPKTIADIYKDRWQIELFFKEIKQNLRIKTFVGNSENAVLIQVYTALTVYLLLAYQKFLSRIGMSVQQLFQLIQLNLLGSASLEELLNPRRRRKDNLQHLSLLELGA
- a CDS encoding 3-hydroxypropionyl-coenzyme A dehydratase, with product MQFETVLFTQADGMAEIRLNRPQRLNAVTQQLYDELNEALTQAEANPDVSVILLTGEGRAFCVGADLKEHKAGRTAFDRRQYLAGEQAVCKRLLNLKKPVIAAVNGYALGAGAEMAIASDFIIMAESAQIGLPEVSIGNFLGGGITWLLPRMVGMAKARELVFLGERINGEEAVRIGLANRVFPDATFLDEARAFAKKVAEKAPFSMELAKKQLNFAAESTLDAALCAELEGMVFVGFTKDWQEGVDAFAEKRKPVFTGK